One part of the Mariniflexile litorale genome encodes these proteins:
- the glgB gene encoding 1,4-alpha-glucan branching protein GlgB — protein sequence MAQVKVYSLFTDFDINLFKAGKHYRLYQKFGSHVTTVDGIEGTYFAVWAPSAKQVSVIGDFNYWTEGEHQLNVRWDSSGIWEGFIPLVGKGNIYKYKIESNNNGIKTEKADPYARRCEHPPKTASIIWDDTYKWKDANWMKKRKKNNALDAPYSVYEVHLGSWKRHIEEDRFLSYYELADDLVTYVKDMNFTHVELMPIMEYPYDPSWGYQLTGYFAPTSRFGYPEEFKYLVDKLHQNDIGIILDWVPSHFPEDAHGLGFFDGSCLYEHPDKRKGYHQDWKSLIFNYERNEVKSFLISNAAFWMEQYHADALRVDAVASMLFLDYSREDGEWEPNIYGGRENLAAIEFLKELNQEIYASFPDTQTIAEESTAFPGVSKPVFLGGLGFGMKWMMGWMHDTLEYFSKDPIYRKYHQNDITFSLAYVFSENFMLPLSHDEVVYGKNSILGRMPGDEWQRFANLRLLFGYMFTHPGTKLVFMGSEFGQYNEWNFQESLDWNLLEFEPHKSFQQYYKALNGLYKSTPALFEKGFSGEGFEWISYDDHENCVISYIRKGKIEKDNVIVVCNMLPTIREKYKIGVPAKGKLMEIFNSDAKEFGGSNVSNKKEISIIKDAWNGKEYSAEITLPPLAVTIFKFK from the coding sequence ATGGCACAAGTAAAAGTTTATAGTCTATTTACAGACTTCGATATTAACCTTTTTAAAGCAGGTAAACACTATAGGCTTTATCAAAAATTTGGATCCCATGTTACAACTGTTGATGGCATTGAAGGCACTTACTTTGCTGTTTGGGCTCCAAGTGCTAAACAAGTTTCTGTTATTGGCGATTTTAATTACTGGACGGAAGGCGAACACCAATTAAATGTTCGTTGGGATAGCAGTGGTATTTGGGAAGGCTTTATACCGCTAGTGGGTAAAGGTAATATATACAAATACAAAATTGAGAGTAACAACAACGGTATAAAAACTGAAAAAGCAGATCCTTACGCACGTCGTTGTGAACATCCTCCAAAAACCGCTTCCATTATTTGGGACGATACATACAAATGGAAAGATGCCAATTGGATGAAAAAGCGTAAAAAAAACAACGCTTTAGATGCACCCTATTCGGTTTACGAAGTGCATTTAGGATCTTGGAAACGTCATATAGAAGAAGACCGTTTTTTATCATATTATGAATTGGCAGACGATTTAGTTACCTATGTGAAAGACATGAATTTTACTCATGTAGAACTTATGCCTATCATGGAATATCCATACGACCCTTCTTGGGGGTACCAACTTACTGGTTATTTTGCACCCACATCGCGTTTTGGTTATCCTGAAGAATTTAAGTATTTAGTTGATAAATTACACCAAAACGACATAGGCATTATTCTAGATTGGGTACCCTCTCACTTTCCAGAAGATGCTCATGGCTTAGGATTTTTTGATGGTTCTTGTTTATATGAACACCCTGATAAACGAAAAGGCTACCATCAAGATTGGAAAAGCTTGATTTTTAATTACGAAAGAAACGAAGTAAAATCCTTTTTAATAAGTAATGCCGCATTTTGGATGGAACAGTATCATGCCGATGCCTTACGTGTTGACGCTGTTGCTTCTATGTTATTTTTAGACTATTCTAGAGAAGATGGCGAATGGGAACCAAACATTTACGGTGGTAGAGAAAATTTGGCGGCCATAGAATTTCTTAAAGAATTAAACCAAGAAATATATGCGTCATTTCCAGACACACAAACTATTGCAGAAGAGTCTACCGCATTTCCAGGCGTTTCAAAACCTGTGTTTTTAGGTGGTTTAGGCTTTGGGATGAAGTGGATGATGGGTTGGATGCACGATACATTGGAATACTTCAGTAAGGACCCTATTTATAGAAAATACCATCAAAATGATATTACCTTTAGTTTAGCCTATGTGTTTTCAGAGAATTTTATGTTACCGCTTTCGCATGACGAAGTGGTGTACGGCAAAAACTCCATATTAGGCAGAATGCCTGGTGATGAATGGCAACGTTTTGCAAATCTTCGTCTTTTATTTGGATATATGTTTACACACCCGGGCACCAAATTAGTATTTATGGGTAGCGAATTTGGGCAGTATAACGAATGGAATTTTCAAGAAAGCTTAGATTGGAATCTATTAGAATTTGAACCTCACAAAAGCTTTCAGCAATATTACAAAGCATTAAATGGGCTATACAAATCAACTCCTGCTCTATTTGAAAAAGGGTTTTCGGGTGAAGGTTTTGAATGGATTAGTTACGACGATCATGAAAATTGTGTGATCTCATACATAAGAAAAGGCAAAATCGAAAAAGATAATGTTATAGTCGTTTGCAACATGTTACCCACAATAAGAGAGAAATACAAAATTGGTGTGCCTGCAAAAGGAAAACTTATGGAAATTTTTAATAGCGACGCTAAAGAGTTTGGAGGCAGTAATGTTTCAAACAAAAAAGAAATATCTATTATAAAAGACGCTTGGAATGGTAAAGAATATTCCGCAGAAATTACCTTACCCCCTTTGGCTGTAACTATTTTTAAATTTAAATAG
- a CDS encoding glucose-1-phosphate adenylyltransferase, translated as MINNKVLAIILGGGQGSRLHPLTEKRSKPAVPIAGKYRLVDIPISNCINADIKRMFVLTQFNSASLNRHIKDTYHFSFFSSAFVDVLAAEQTPENKGWFQGTADAVRQSMHHFLRHEFDYALILSGDQLYQMDYDKMIAAHEESNAEISIATIPVNAKDATSFGILKSNNESIVTSFIEKPDASLLPDWTSEVSDEMKHEGRNYLASMGIYIFNRNLLIELMNDQSTIDFGKEIIPQSIEKHKTLSYQYEGYWTDIGNIDSFFEANIGLTDDIPQFDLYNNTKRIYTHARMLPTTKLAGTTLEKTVIAEGCIISAAKIEKSVIGIRSRIGKESTVIKTYMMGSDYYETLLEIQEKKIKILMGIGERCFIKNAILDKNCRIGDDVRINGGAHLENTETETYVIRDGIVVIKNGATIPNGFVI; from the coding sequence ATGATTAATAACAAGGTTCTAGCCATCATATTAGGTGGCGGTCAAGGCTCTAGACTACACCCTCTAACTGAAAAAAGATCTAAACCAGCAGTACCTATAGCAGGAAAATATAGATTAGTAGATATTCCAATTTCCAATTGTATTAATGCTGATATTAAACGCATGTTTGTATTAACTCAATTTAATTCAGCATCCTTAAATCGTCATATTAAAGATACTTATCATTTTAGTTTTTTTAGTAGTGCATTTGTTGATGTACTTGCGGCAGAACAAACACCAGAGAATAAAGGTTGGTTTCAAGGAACTGCGGATGCTGTTCGACAAAGTATGCATCATTTTTTAAGGCATGAATTTGATTATGCCTTAATACTTTCAGGCGACCAATTATATCAAATGGATTACGATAAAATGATAGCTGCTCATGAGGAAAGTAATGCTGAAATTTCAATTGCCACCATTCCAGTAAATGCAAAAGATGCCACCTCTTTTGGTATATTAAAATCTAATAATGAAAGTATTGTAACATCTTTTATAGAGAAACCTGATGCTAGTTTATTACCCGACTGGACTTCTGAGGTTAGTGACGAGATGAAACACGAAGGACGGAATTATTTAGCTTCCATGGGTATATACATATTTAATAGAAATCTTTTAATAGAGTTAATGAACGACCAATCTACTATTGATTTTGGTAAAGAAATTATTCCACAATCTATTGAAAAACATAAAACACTTAGTTACCAATACGAGGGCTATTGGACCGACATTGGTAATATAGATTCCTTTTTTGAGGCTAACATTGGCTTAACAGATGATATTCCTCAGTTTGATTTGTACAATAATACAAAACGTATTTATACACACGCACGTATGTTGCCTACAACAAAACTAGCAGGCACCACATTAGAAAAAACAGTTATTGCCGAAGGCTGTATTATAAGTGCTGCTAAAATTGAGAAATCAGTCATTGGCATTCGGTCTCGAATTGGTAAAGAATCTACAGTAATAAAAACCTATATGATGGGCAGCGATTATTATGAAACATTACTTGAAATACAAGAAAAGAAAATAAAAATATTAATGGGAATTGGAGAAAGATGCTTTATTAAAAATGCCATTCTCGATAAAAACTGTCGCATTGGAGATGATGTTAGAATAAATGGCGGGGCACACTTAGAAAATACCGAAACAGAAACCTATGTTATTAGAGATGGCATTGTGGTAATTAAAAATGGCGCAACTATTCCTAATGGATTCGTAATATAA